The Methanoculleus taiwanensis nucleotide sequence TCTTCTCTCTGAGATGACGGTAAATCATACCCTCTCTTCAGTGTTAAGAACTCCCCAAGTTGGATCGTATCCCAGCTCACACCCCACCTCCAGAAAGCCCCCCATACCGGCCGCCGCCGCTCCCCAGAAATCGTGCAACGCACCGTTGCACAAACTCCCGGCAGGGCTGCGCCGCAGGAAGACCCGGCGCATCCTTCCGGCTGCAAGCACACCTCATTCCCCGTCCTCCAGAAGCCGTGCGATCTCCTCCGGGTCGGGGAGCTGATCCCGGAGTTCCCGGGGCAGTTCGCTGACTGTCCGGTAGGTGGCGACGCCGATAGGTGAGGTGGAGGACTGCAGGGCGTACTCGACGACGGTGCGGTTCTTCTCCTTGCAGAGAATAATGCCGATGGGAGCATGTTCACCCTCCTGACGCTCCTGCCGGTCCAGAGCAGTGAGGTAAAACTGCATCTTGCCGACGAACTCAGGCTGGAACTCGCCTATCTTCAGCTCGACGGCCACCAGGCAGCGGAGCCGCCGGTGAAACAGCAGCAGGTCGATGAAGTACTCCTTCTCCTCAACCTCCAGCCGGAACTGGCTGCCGACGAAGGCGAAGATACCGCCCATCGCCCGCAGAAACTCCTCGACCCGGCCGATCAGGGCACGCTCGAGCTCCCGCTCGGAGTGCGCCTCGCTGAGTTCCAGGAAATCGAAGGTGTACTCGTCCCTGACGGCGAGTTTTGCCTGCGCCCGCAGCTCCGGCGTGAGCGCCCGGTCGAAGTTGGTCTGGCCGAGGAGTGTCTTTTCGTAGCTCTGGTTCTCGATCTGATGGATCAGCACGTTCTTTGACCACCCGAATTTGCGGGTCATGCGAAGGTAGAACTCGCGTTCCAGCAGGTTCTTGCAACGCGACATGATGACGAGATTGTGGCTCCAGCTGATTTCTCCAACCAGTGGTTGGAGTTTTTCGCTGCCGTGGTACTCCATGTAGAACTGCCGCATATACCACAGATTCTGGACTGAAAAACCTTTGATGCCGGGAAACTCCTTCTGCAGATCTCCAGCCAGTTGTTGGATAATTGATTTGCCCCAGGTATCGCCGGCCTGCCGCCCCACGATCAGCCTCCCGATATCCCAGTACAGCCCGACCAGTTCCTTATTGACCGCCCTGAGCGCCCGGTACTGGGCGGCGCGTATCCGCTCCCGGACCTCGATGAGCAGCGAGCCGTACTCCTCCGGCAGGTCGGGGAGCGTCATATCCCGAGCTCCTCGAAGTTCTTCTTGATCGTCGCCGCCAGGTGCACCGCCTCGGCGTTAAGGCTCTCCAGTTCGACGTGAATATCCCTGAGAGCCTCCTCGAAATCGAACTCCTCGTCCACCTCCTCGGGCGCGACGCCGACGTAGCGGCCGGGGGTCAGCGACCAGTCGTTGGCCTCGATTTCAGATTTTTCCACGAGCTTAACGAGGCCTTCCACATCGCAGAGCTTCGCCTCGGGGAAGCGTTCGGTCAGCCAGTGTGCCTGCCGCCAGAAGTAGCGCACCTGCTTGAGCTGCTCGACGGCGAGCTGGCGGGTCTCGTCGGCGGCCTTCCGGGCGCGGGTGATGTCGCGGCCTGACCAGACGTTGCTGTCCCGGCTGTTGCATTCGTTCTCGCAGGTCCCGATAAGGCGGCAGGCGAGTTTGTAGAGCAGGTCGCTCTGCTTGATCATGTCGCGGCTGGACTCAGCGAGCGCGGCGAGACGGTCGACCGCCTTCTTGAGCTCGCCGTTGGTGGTCTTCTGATTCTGCCACGCGGCCTGCTGCTCAGATACCGCTTTCCGGAAGCCCTCCACATCGGCTTTGAACAAGGGCATCGTGTCGTCGAGTTCCCGGAGCGACTCAGCGTGGGCGGCATCGGCAGGCAGGGTCACCAGAAACGGCCGCAGAGCCTCGTGCAATGCTGATAACGAGGCGACGAACGATGACAGCGGCTCGATCGTCCCGCCGTCGTCGTCCCCGGCGGTGAAACAGCCCTCGCCTTCATCCAGCATGCGCCGGCAGTAACCGGCCACCAGATCGAGATACTTCCCGGTCTGCCCGCGATACAGCCAGACGATAGCGAGGATGTTCCGCTCCTGCTCGGGCGAAAAGTCGTAGATCTTGCGGGTGACCTTGCGATAGATGTTCCGGGCGTCGAGCATCAGCACCTTGTCCCGGTGCTCCTCGGGCTTGTGACGGTTGAGAAACCAGAGTTCACAGGGCACGCTGCGGGTATAGAAGAAGTTGGAGCGGATGGCGACCATGACATCCACATCACCCGTCTCGACGAGCTTCTGTCGCACCTTAGCTTCGGTATGCCCGGCACTGGAGGCCTGGGAGGACATGACGAAACCCGCCCTGCCGTGCTCGCTGAGGTAACTGTAAAAATAACTGATCCAGACGTAATTCCCGTTGGAAACCTTGCCATTCTTGTTGGTTCCCGGCAGGCCGAAAGGAAGGCGGGGGTCTCGCTTGACCTTATCCGCATCGATCTCATCGACGTTGAACGGGGGATTGGCCATCACAAAATCGGCCTTGCCCAGCAGCTCGTGGGGGTCTTCGTAGTAGGTGATGGCCTTCTGGATGTCACCCTCGAGGCCATGGACAGCCAGGTTCATCTTCGCCAGGCGGATGGTGGTAGCATTCTTTTCCAGCCCATAAAAAGTGAGTTTATCGACCGGGTTCTCGTGTTGGTGCTCGACGAACCGGGCACTCTGGACGAACATGCCGCCCGAACCGCAGGCCGGGTCCAGGACGGTGCCGCCTTCGGGTTCAAGGACGTTGGCGATGAGTGAGACCAGCGAGACCGGCGTGAAAAATTCGCCGGCGTCGTGGGCTTTCTGGTCGGCGAACTGGGTAAGAAAATACTCGTAGATCCGGCCAAACACATCGCCGGAGACATGCTTGAGCTCATCGGGGTTGAGTGTGCGGAGGAGCTGCCCGAGCACATTATTATCCAGCTCCTGATATTCGCTCTTCGGCAGAACACCCCGAAGGTTGTCGTAGTCGCCCTCGATAGACTCCATCGCCTTGATAATGGCCT carries:
- a CDS encoding PDDEXK nuclease domain-containing protein, translating into MTLPDLPEEYGSLLIEVRERIRAAQYRALRAVNKELVGLYWDIGRLIVGRQAGDTWGKSIIQQLAGDLQKEFPGIKGFSVQNLWYMRQFYMEYHGSEKLQPLVGEISWSHNLVIMSRCKNLLEREFYLRMTRKFGWSKNVLIHQIENQSYEKTLLGQTNFDRALTPELRAQAKLAVRDEYTFDFLELSEAHSERELERALIGRVEEFLRAMGGIFAFVGSQFRLEVEEKEYFIDLLLFHRRLRCLVAVELKIGEFQPEFVGKMQFYLTALDRQERQEGEHAPIGIILCKEKNRTVVEYALQSSTSPIGVATYRTVSELPRELRDQLPDPEEIARLLEDGE
- a CDS encoding type I restriction-modification system subunit M, with translation MAQLEHIEAIEKRLWTAADTLRANSNYASNEYFLPVMGLIFLRHAYSRFLGVKDAIEAKLPERGGKRRALTKEDFSRKSAIFLQPKAQFDYLVSLTDSDDRAEAIIKAMESIEGDYDNLRGVLPKSEYQELDNNVLGQLLRTLNPDELKHVSGDVFGRIYEYFLTQFADQKAHDAGEFFTPVSLVSLIANVLEPEGGTVLDPACGSGGMFVQSARFVEHQHENPVDKLTFYGLEKNATTIRLAKMNLAVHGLEGDIQKAITYYEDPHELLGKADFVMANPPFNVDEIDADKVKRDPRLPFGLPGTNKNGKVSNGNYVWISYFYSYLSEHGRAGFVMSSQASSAGHTEAKVRQKLVETGDVDVMVAIRSNFFYTRSVPCELWFLNRHKPEEHRDKVLMLDARNIYRKVTRKIYDFSPEQERNILAIVWLYRGQTGKYLDLVAGYCRRMLDEGEGCFTAGDDDGGTIEPLSSFVASLSALHEALRPFLVTLPADAAHAESLRELDDTMPLFKADVEGFRKAVSEQQAAWQNQKTTNGELKKAVDRLAALAESSRDMIKQSDLLYKLACRLIGTCENECNSRDSNVWSGRDITRARKAADETRQLAVEQLKQVRYFWRQAHWLTERFPEAKLCDVEGLVKLVEKSEIEANDWSLTPGRYVGVAPEEVDEEFDFEEALRDIHVELESLNAEAVHLAATIKKNFEELGI